In Prunus dulcis chromosome 1, ALMONDv2, whole genome shotgun sequence, the following are encoded in one genomic region:
- the LOC117615934 gene encoding MFP1 attachment factor 1-like — translation MSDSEITVASNQSSAMDAEPQNQQPEDAPAHKPQKPSHATSFSIWPPTQRTREAVVNRLIETLSTPSPLSKRYGTLSADEASAASRLIEDEAFAAAGGSAASEEDGIQILQVYSKEISKRMLDTVKSRTASASAAQNGASESENASSVEDPTAAAPSEDIRTEP, via the coding sequence atgtcGGACTCAGAGATCACAGTCGCATCAAACCAGAGCTCAGCCATGGATGCCGAACCCCAAAACCAGCAGCCAGAAGACGCACCAGCTCATAAGCCACAGAAGCCCAGCCACGCCACCTCCTTCAGCATATGGCCGCCGACCCAGCGCACCCGCGAGGCCGTGGTGAACCGCCTCATCGAGACTCTCTCCACGCCCTCCCCTCTCTCCAAGCGCTACGGCACCTTGTCCGCTGACGAGGCCTCCGCCGCCTCCCGCCTCATCGAGGATGAAGCCTTCGCCGCCGCCGGTGGCTCCGCGGCGTCCGAGGAGGATGGGATTCAGATCCTGCAGGTCTACTCCAAGGAGATCAGCAAGCGTATGCTAGACACCGTCAAGTCCAGGACAGCCTCTGCTTCCGCTGCTCAAAACGGTGCGTCGGAGTCCGAGAACGCGAGCTCTGTTGAGGACCCCACCGCTGCTGCCCCCAGTGAGGATATCAGGACCGAACCCTAG
- the LOC117618703 gene encoding cytochrome P450 81E8-like, whose protein sequence is MGEPFWYSSAMVIIFTFLVKLSISKITQKHKKNLPPSPPSLPIIGHIHLLKQPMHRTLQDLSQNLGKILRCGSRKVLLVSSALAAEECLTKHDIIFANRPRFLARKQFHYNYTTVSLAPYGDLWRNLRRIMTLEIFSSSRLALFSIVRQGEVGLLLDEIMKSCTSRVELKSKFADLSFNVMTMMVVGKRCHGENVADVEEAKNFHNVFKAFVDLSGAGTAADFLPILRWVDISGLEKKMVRLMAKMDKFLQGLVDGRHEILSASNGEHVKKLMIDNLLSMQAKEPELYTDIIIKGIILVLLVAGTDTTSTNLEGAMVLFLNHPEAMEKAIF, encoded by the exons ATGGGAGAACCTTTCTGGTACAGTTCAGCTATGGTCATCATCTTCACCTTCCTTGTCAAGCTCTCCATATCCAAGATTacacaaaaacacaagaaGAACCTACCCCCAAGCCCACCATCTCTTCCCATTATTGGCCATATCCATCTTCTAAAACAACCAATGCACCGAACCCTCCAAGATCTTTCTCAAAACTTGGGCAAAATTCTCCGTTGTGGTTCACGCAAAGTCCTGTTGGTCTCTTCGGCTTTGGCGGCAGAAGAGTGTTTGACGAAGCATGACATCATCTTCGCCAATCGGCCACGGTTTCTTGCCAGAAAACAATTCCACTACAACTACACAACAGTTTCTCTAGCCCCCTATGGCGACCTCTGGCGCAACCTCCGCCGTATTATGACTCTTGAGATCTTCTCCTCCTCTCGCCTTGCCTTGTTCTCAATTGTCAGACAAGGAGAAGTTGGTTTATTACTGGATGAGATAATGAAGAGTTGTACTTCAAGGGTTGAGCTCAAGTCCAAGTTTGCCGATCTTTCCTTTAATGTGATGACGATGATGGTTGTGGGAAAGCGGTGCCATGGTGAAAATGTTGCAGATGTTGAAGAGGCAAAGAATTTTCATAACGTTTTTAAGGCCTTCGTGGACTTGTCCGGGGCAGGAACTGCGGCAGACTTTTTGCCAATTTTACGGTGGGTGGATATATCAGGCttggaaaagaagatggtGAGGTTAATGGCAAAAATGGACAAGTTCTTGCAAGGTTTGGTTGACGGGCGCCATGAAATTCTATCTGCTTCAAATGGTGAACATGTCAAAAAGTTGATGATTGACAACTTATTGTCGATGCAAGCAAAAGAGCCTGAGTTGTACACAGATATTATAATCAAAGGAATCATTTTG GTGTTGCTAGTTGCTGGGACTGACACAACATCAACAAATCTAGAAGGGGCAATGGTTCTGTTCCTAAACCATCCAGAGGCAATGGAGAAAGCGATATTCTAA
- the LOC117615913 gene encoding cytochrome P450 81Q32-like, producing the protein MEEPFWYGLALIIFTLLLKLSTTKLRQKHKKNLPPSPPSLPMIGHLHLVKQPIHRTLQALTEKFGKVLLLRWGSRRVLLVSPPSVAEELFTKHDIIFASRPRLLVGKHFAYDFTTVTLAPYGDLWRNLRRVMTLEVFSSARLAQFSSIRQGEVRLLLNQTMKSCAKSMTKVELKAKFTELSFNVMTMMAVGKRYYGENVLDAEEAKNIQKVIRDGVDISGATNFGDFFPFLQWMDMTGIEKKMVSLMAKMDNFLQGLVDERREILSATCGSNRKEVKKLMIDNLSALQEKEPQFYTDQIIKGIITVRNSSLNHSIALEAMEKVRAEIDTKVGQERLLEEQDLPKLTYLQNVINETLRLYPPTPLLVPHEASEDCVVRGFDVPRHTMLFINAWAIHRDPELWEDPTKFKPERFEGWSGEGSEGYKLIAFGAGRRGCPGAGLASRLVRLALGSLVQSFEWERIGEENVDMSEGLRLTMPRAKPLEAMCKPRPLMLA; encoded by the exons ATGGAAGAACCCTTTTGGTACGGTTTAGCTCTCATCATCTTCACCTTGCTTCTCAAGCTATCCACAACTAAACTTAGACAAAAACACAAGAAGAACTTGCCCCCAAGCCCACCATCTCTTCCCATGATCGGTCATCTCCATCTTGTAAAACAACCAATCCACCGAACCCTCCAAGCCCTTACTGAAAAATTCGGCAAAGTTCTACTACTCCGCTGGGGTTCACGCAGAGTCCTCTTGGTTTCTCCGCCTTCGGTAGCGGAAGAGCTTTTCACAAAGCATGACATCATCTTCGCCAGCCGGCCACGCTTGCTTGTAGGAAAACACTTTGCCTACGACTTCACAACAGTCACTTTGGCTCCCTATGGAGACCTCTGGCGCAACCTCCGCCGCGTTATGACTCTTGAGGTCTTCTCCTCTGCTCGCCTTGCGCAGTTTTCGAGTATCAGGCAAGGAGAAGTCCGCTTGTTACTAAATCAGACAATGAAGAGTTGTGCTAAGAGCATGACAAAGGTCGAGCTCAAGGCAAAGTTTACGGAGCTTTCGTTTAATGTGATGACGATGATGGCTGTGGGGAAGAGATACTACGGTGAAAATGTTTTGGATGCTGAAGAGGCTAAGAATATACAAAAGGTTATTAGGGACGGAGTGGACATATCCGGGGCAACAAATTTCGGAGACTTTTTTCCGTTCTTACAATGGATGGATATGACGGGaattgagaagaagatggtgAGCTTGATGGCAAAAATGGACAACTTTTTGCAGGGCTTGGTTGATGAGCGCCGTGAAATTTTGTCAGCGACTTGTGGATCCAATAGGAAAGAGGTCAAGAAGTTGATGATTGATAACTTGTCGGCGCTCCAAGAAAAGGAACCCCAATTCTACACTGATCAAATTATCAAGGGAATTATTACGGTACGTAATTCATCTTTAAATCAT TCTATTGCCCTGGAGGCAATGGAGAAAGTAAGAGCCGAAATAGACACCAAGGTTGGACAAGAGCGTCTGTTGGAAGAGCAAGACTTGCCAAAGCTCACTTACTTACAAAATGTGATCAATGAAACACTTCGCTTGTACCCACCCACTCCACTTCTGGTGCCTCATGAAGCCTCTGAGGATTGTGTGGTAAGGGGATTTGATGTGCCACGTCATACTATGTTATTCATTAATGCGTGGGCCATCCATAGGGACCCTGAGCTGTGGGAGGACCCTACAAAATTTAAGCCGGAGAGGTTTGAGGGATGGAGTGGGGAGGGCTCTGAAGGGTACAAGCTAATTGCGTTTGGAGCTGGAAGGCGTGGATGTCCAGGGGCTGGCCTAGCAAGCAGGTTGGTTCGATTGGCACTGGGAAGTTTGGTTCAGTCATTTGAGTGGGAGAGGATTGGTGAAGAGAATGTGGATATGAGTGAAGGTTTGAGGCTTACCATGCCAAGGGCCAAGCCCTTGGAGGCTATGTGCAAACCACGCCCACTCATGCTAGCTTAG